The genomic interval CTGTAATTTACCATATTCCTATCACCAGACTACCTTCTGCCGAATTTTTCATTCTTAACAGGATACAGATGTTCCCAAGTTTCAGTCTATAGGTAAATTGAATTTCCTTTAGcacatttcatttcttcttatgaAGGACACCAGTCCCATCAGAATACACCCAAGTGTTTCCTTGGACTTCCAGAGAGTATTTCACATGCTCAAGAGCGAGTCGAGAACCACGGGACATCAGCCATCTCCTGGGATCGTGTTCTCTAATATGACTTCTGCTTCTTCCTGCTGATCCCCTGGCTAGAGCAGGAAACCTCCCACATTCAAGATAGGGCCAGTTTGGATTCCAAAGAAAGAAGCAGTATGCCAGGTGATCAGCCAAAGCATTTAGAGGAACTGATGTATAGAAGGGGCTGCAGTGAGATAACGAGTATTCTACAGAGGTATTTCCACAAGGAAGAGGTCAAGCCATGGTTTGTATAAGAAGGTTTAAGGAATTTGGCTTAAGGCCCAGGTTAGTTTCTTTTAGTATTTAGGGCAACAGTTTAACTACTTAATCAGTGTTTGCTTGGATTCAAGCCTGTCAGGAAAACATGCAGCTGGACTAATCCTAGAGGCATCAAGACACCCTGTGTTTCTCAGTCAGgacagaataaaaagcaaaagaaacagagTGTGGGTATGGGGGAGGGGCTACAGCTTCACCCTGAGAATTGTACAAATCCAAGAAATGTCTTCTGAGCTCCACCACCTTCATATGTCACAGTTCTAGAGTATGATCGATGGCTTCCTCCAGCCTTTAACTGCCAACTGATCATGACCCTCTCCTTCCTCCAGTCTCCTGCCTGGTTCTCCTGAACCAGTAGGCACAGGGCTCTGTTGATAAAGTCTCCTTGAGTCCTTTCAGCCTTTCCAAGGTCAAATGAATTGGACAGGATAGAAATTGGattgggagaagaaagaaaaactctgGATATTCCATTTCACCTACCAATATTCACTCTGTAAGTGATTCAACTTAAATAGTTCATAATCTATGCTCTGCTAATTCTACTATTATATTCTAAATTTCAACAGGCATGGTGGAATCTCAGGGGCTTGGAAGGCTTGGAAGGGGctggaggatcccgagttcaaagccagccccagtaaaagcaaggcgctaagcaactcagtgagaccctgtctctaaataaaacacaaatagggctgggaatgtagctcagtggtcgagtgcccctgaattcaatcccgggtaccctccccctaaaacacacacacacacacacaaaaaaaaaaaaaaacacaaggttgtggctcagtgatagagcacttgcctagcacatgcaaggcactgggtttgattctcagcactacacataaataaataaataaaataaaggttcatcaacatctaaaaaaaattttatccccaattccattctcagcactgaatCCTGATTCTTTAATTCATATTGTATGTCAAATATGGCTATCTAGTTGACATCTCAAATTTAATTAATAGGTCCATCTTCTACTTGTTACCCAATCCAAATCTTCTTCCTCCAGATAAATGAATGGTAACACTGTACAAATGATCTGGCCCCAAACCCAGGGTCAATCTTGATTACATTCTTTCCCTCACTCCTCCAATTGACTTTCTCAGCAAATCCTGTCAAACCCCACCCCACACCACCAAATACCTTGAATATGGGCTTTTTCACATCTTGCACTGTTCACCCTAATCCCTGTGTCTGTACCCAAGTCCCTCTAGGATCTACTCTTCCTCCTGCAGCTGGAGTAGTCCTTAAATACATAAATCAGTTTTCACCAGTCTTTATGAGATCTTCCATTGGTCCCCATTTCAATTAAAGTAAAATCCAGCCTTCTTATTCTTGGCATAAAAGACTTTACGTGACCTAAGCCTTTCTACCTTTTTAACATCTTCtctatccttttcttttcctttcttttggattGATTACATTTATCTACACTTGTCAAAGTTATGCATTCTGTTTCCATCCATTGAGAAGCTATCCTACTCTTTTAACAAGAATACACAAAATCTAAAGGTAATCAATATCTTACCCTTAAAACATAGCATTACAGATACATTTAAATGgtattctcatttaaaatttttatataatttgtttacTACACCTAATTTGTAGATGCCCACAGTTTTTACTGCACCATTTTTATTGCAATACTGTGGCAGCAAAAAACAATGGAGCAGCCAAGTCTTGTACTGACCTCTGCTCTGCTAGCATGCAGAAGTCAGGGAGAGCTCCCACTATCCCATTTGGACCCCTACAAATCTGGAGGACTTAGAGGTAATGTGTGGCTTAaaccaattttaagaaaaactagTAACATTTAAGAGACTGGTAATTACATCTTCAGCTTCAAAATCATGAAGGCTGTAGATGGCATGCTGGAGATCTGGAAGtggaggggaaaataaataagcaattcGGTATTAATAAAGCATGAATCAAGAGGGAAAATGCTGAAATAAATCATTGGAAGAGGGGGTGGAAATGGACTTGAGCTGGGCTTGTATCAAGAGCTTAAGCTTTATATCAAGAGCTTACGCTTTATCCAGAGGGCATATGGGAGCCACAGTGGAATCTAAAGGGGGGTGTGACTCTAGTTTCTGCCTGTGATTTATACTTGGAGACACCTCCCAAATGCCTGTCTTACAGGGAACCACACTGCAACCAAGACTATGTAGAAACCTGTAACAGTCTACTGAAGAGAGATGATGAAagttcaaataataatatttttagtctCAGCAACCGTGAATTAAACCAGGCTTTTACTGAGCCCACTATATACTTGTTCTTGCTAACATCATGCCAATCCTACCAACCGGGCACTAGTGTTAATATCtccattttaagaaaagtaaCTTGTCCAGGTCTCTCAGAACCCAGGTCTGTTGGACTAGAGTGCTATTCTTCGCTCCCTTGGACTACAGCGTTGGAagtggggaggaaagggaggcagATGTGAAAAACATCTAGCAGGTAAATAATAGTTATAATATAGaattagatgatgatgatgatgatgacgatgacgACCACGACAGGAATGAAAGGTAGAGGCGATTTCGGTCATTTATCACACATTCGCGCCCTTAATGCCAGATTCAGCGTCTGGGAAGAGGCAAAACTGATTACCGCAATGGTGAGGAGCTAACGGTCCAAAACCATGAGAAACTCCGCAAAGCACAATTACAACACCTGCCTGGCTTTCTGGGCGGtgccgcccgccccgcccgaagAGGGGCGTGTCCTGGGCCACGTGGTCTGGCGTCCGCGCGCCGCGCTTCCGGGTTGGCTGCGCCGACGCAGAAGCAGCATCCGCGGCCCAGGAATCCTAGCTGCGGCCTGGGCAAGCCGGGTCCTGGGCGGCCTGCGTGGAGGTGCCCGCCTGGCCTCCAGGTAGGCTGGGCCGCGGCCCGGACCGCGCCGGGCGCCCATAAGAGGTAGGTCCGCTGGGTACCCGCGGTCCCTGAGCTGCGGAACCCGCGGCTGCGCGGACCCTTTGACGGCTGTCCTCCTGGCGGGCCCGCGGTTCTGGGCCTGGAGGCGGTGGCTGTCACGTGCCGTCGCTCCCGGCTCTGCGGGGTTGGGACTGGCGCGGGTAATGGAGCTGGGGTCTCCGCGCCGAGCGCTGTGTGGCTCCAGCCAGGCCCTTCCACATAGCGGTTCCGTGCAAGACCCCTTGTGGCTTACGTTGTTTTAACTTTGCAGCTTCTCCCAGATTCGCTTTGTACGCATACATTTTCTTagctttttttcatatttcacagatgaaaaataGCTGATAATGTGCAAGATCAGGGCAGGTGTAGTTCTCACTACGATATTTGCGCATCCATAAAAGTTAGTGCGGGGAAGGACTTTACAGATGTTTGATCTTATTCCGTCATTTCCAGAGGCGAATGTGAGAGATTCAAAGAATGTTGGAAATTCACCTAGCATAATCAGGTGCAACGGGAATAAGACCCAGGGCTAAGTTTTTAagtagacttaaaaaaataacagctttttGGAGATAATTAATGTGccataaaatttaccctttttATTCAAATCAGTGATACCTCATACATTTAGAGTTGTACAAACCTCACTACACCACCCTCAAACCTCTTTTTCCAGTAGTATTCAGTTCCCATTCATCCACCCCAACCCCCCACTACTTCCTGGCGGACACTAATATATTTCTATTGATTTCTCTATTCTGGAatgattatttctaattttttaattaatatattagtGGTATTTTGTTGTGGCATATTAGTTCGTACATATAACATAgtttgatcaatttcactccccTTCACTTCCCATTACCATCCCTGTCCCTCTTGTTCCTCCTATCTGAAATACGGGATGTAGATCTATATCTACTTATCTGATAATTTTGGTGCAATATTTCTGAGATGGAGGCTAAATATCTGTCTTTGTCTACTTATCTGATGTTTTTATGCTATGTATTGAGCATCAATAACTGAATATGATAAAGTGAAATAATGATTATATGTTTAATTGCAAAAAAAAGTAGTAGTAAAATTCATTAAACAATGTGAGGTTAATACAGGTTCATACGAACCATTATTAGACAATGCTTCCTCCCTATTAAACATTgtcttcttattttaaatttaagccGCCTTGACTTCTAAAGAAAATGGCAGAAACATCACCACAGCCTTCTGAACAGCTTGTTGTTCACTCAGATACTCACAGTGACACTGTCCTGGCCAGTTTTGAGGATCAGAGAAAGAAAGGCTTTCTCTGTGACATTACTTTAATCGTGGAGAATGTGCATTTCCGGGCCCACAAAGCCTTACTTGCTGCTAGTAGCGAATATTTCTCAATGATGTTTGCAGAGGAGGGGGAGATTGGCCAGTCCATTTATATGCTGGAAGGCATGGTTGCAGACACCTTTGGCATCCTGCTAGAATTTATCTACACAGGTTATCTTCATGCTAGTGAGAAAAGTACAGAACAAATCCTGGCTACTGCTCAGTTCTTAAAAGTCTACGACTTGATAAAGGCTTATACAGACTTCCAGAATAATCATAACTCCCCAAAGCCAACAACTTTGAACAGAGCTGGTACTCCAGTCGTTGTTATttctaataagaaaaatgatCCTCCAAAACGGAAACGGGGAAGACCAAGAAAAGTCAATAGTTTGCAGGAGGGGAAATCAGAACAGGCTGCAGAGGAGGAAATCCAGCTAAGAGTGAACAATTCCGTTCAGAATAGACAAAACTTTGTGGTTAAAGAAGGAGACAATGGTGTACTGAATGAACAGATTCcagtaaaagaaaaggaaggatctGACCCTGCTTGTGAACCAGGTAGAATGGAGGAGATACCCACTGAAAAAGATGAGAACTGTGATCCCAAGACCCAGGATGGGCAGGACCACCAGAGTAGATGCAGCAAGCGGAGGATTCGGAGGTCTGTCAAACTTAAAGATTATAAACTTGTTGGGGATGAAGACGACCAGGCTTTAGCCAAGAGGATATATGGAAGGAGAAAGCGCCCTAGTGGTCCTGAGGCCCGCTGTAAAGACTGTGGCAAAGTCTTTAAATACAATCACTTTTTAGCAATCCATCAGAGGAGCCACACAGGTAATTACACTTTTGCAACTTATTGCAATGCATTTTGGAATTTGgaatagtaatgataataatagcttGTACTTACTGTGTGTCTTACATGTGACAGGCATTGTAATATAGCCTTTGTACAAGTTACTGCATGTAATTCTCATAGTAATCCTGCTGGATAGGTAATATTATGcttgttttacagatgaaaagaCAGTCCCAGAAAGCTTGAATAACTTGCCGAGGGTCACCCATTTTGTAAGAGAGCTGGGATATGAACCCTGCTAACCTGATTCCAGAACCCCTCTTAATTGGAATAGTTGGTTCAAAGCTTTAGCCTCATCCAGTTATCAAGCTTTGGCCCCACTCGCTCTGCTTTGTGATTCTTAAACATTCTTCATCTTGACCAAAACATTCTTTTGCTCAGTTCTGTGTTGGTAACTTTATAATTCAGCCTTCTAGCTATAGATGCTTTCCCCTTTTTGGTCCCTCTGGCCCAGTGATGTCCATTAGACTCTTGTGATGACAAAATGTTCTCTATCTTCACTATGTAGAATAATGGCCACTTGCCTCATgggattttggggggtggggtgtaggggggaactgaggattgaactcagaggcactcaaccactgagtcacctcaccagccctgttttgtattttatttagactcagggtctcattgagttgctaggcaccttgctttttgctgaggctggctttgaacttgcaatcctcctgcctcagcctcccaaggtgctagGATTGcagcaccactgcacctggcacctCATAGGATTTTGAGCACTCAAATTATGACTAATGTGACTGGGAaactgaacttttaaatttttagttaatgAAAATTTGAATATCCACTATACTGTACTGTGCAGTGCTAGCCAGAAATCTCTTCCTCCTTTAAGCCTTCTCTCAGGTGCTTAACTCACTCTGCTTTGGGACAGGTTATAGTTGCCACTTATATATTCCTCActttaattttaaacttaaatataaGGACTGGTACTAAATCTTCTGTCATTTAGCAGCTTGCTGTCATCTGATGCTATGGTTCACAATAGCCACATTAGAATTGCCTGAGAGCTTATGTGCCTGACCCCTACCCCCAGAACTTCCTGTTTAGTTATCTAGAATCTTGGTATTACAGGTTCTTTTTTGTACTAGGTTGCTTTTGGGGGAGAGTGGgagtacccaggattgaacttgaggtcacttgaccactgagccacatccccagccctattttgtattttatctagaggcagagtctcactgaggtgcttagtgccttgctgtttctggctttgaactctccatcctcctgcctcaacctcctgagctgctgggattataggcatgtgccactgcttgcattttgttttttattttttaatcaaaatacatatgtacatagctgagcacagtggcgcatgcctgtaataccatggtttgggaggctaaggcaggagaattgcaagttcaaagccagccttagcaaaagcgaagcactgagcaactcagtgagaccctgtgtctaaataaaatacaaaatagggctgggaatgtggattaGTGGCTAAGTGCTCTGAGTTAAAAAAGATACAGATGTGTCTAATTTAAAGAGTTAAatcacactcagaaaaatgagaaattataccccatctgattcaaatgtatgatatgtcaagatcattgtactgtcatgtgtaaataatttttaaaaatacaaattcttattaaaaaataaatacagagttAAATCATTCTGTAAGActtgttaaggaaaaaaaagcatgtaGGATCTTTCCTTTTGCCTTCTGGATTCTGGAACTTGAATGTGgatctgttttcttccattttgttggATAATAGATAGATCCATACAGTTTAGAAACTCCTTTCAGTTTCAGAAAACTTTACTGAATTATTTCATTAGATGCTTTCCTCCCCTCTATTTTCCCCGTTCTCTCTTTCCAGGTGTGCTGTTTGCATGTTGAACCTCCTGGACCCATCTTccaattttctcatcattttgcTCATATTTTCCATCATTGTGTGCTGTACTTTAGGGAGAGTTCTACTTTATCTTTCAGCCCTTAGAGATTTTTCTGATtctacttttatactttttactTCTAGAACctcaccttttaaaatattttttaaaaactttttctttacTCAGGGCCGTCTGTGTTTTCTGCACAtaccttttttctcttcttcttgatATCTGCTACTAAAGTCTTTCCTTGAATGCCTACTTCATCATATGTTAGAGTAGGTTTCTAAAAGCATACCAGCCTTGCAGGTATGGAAAGTGCCTATGAAACAGTAGCCTTACTGGAGAAGTTGTGGCTGGGCCCTACTTCCTTAGAGATGCCTGGTGGGGCATTTGTAGCTCTCTTACCTTAGGCTAGTCACCTTCTAGGAAAAAGGCCTTTACTTTCCTACCTGGAAGCAGACTAGCTGCTAGTGTCTGAGTAGCCTCTCATTATCCCAAATATATCCTTTAACCTCATCTCACCAGTGCCTGACAATCCTTAAtccagaaacattttcttttactgtcttagaaaataatttccatCTTCTCTTGGCAGAGGGCAAGTGTCCTGCCTGTATGGAATAGGAGACTGGGTTTGGGTATCTTAACTACCTTTGAAATCGACTGTTCTTTACCCTCCGTCACTCCTGTGTTTAGAGATTACAGTTATTGAGCCTTTTGGAGGCTCTGTCTTAAAAATTTGGTTGTATCTTGTTGCTCTTCACTGCTTGCTTTGGGATTGTCTCTTTCAGCTTCCAAACTTTATTGCCAACATTGTCTCTCCTGTAACACTGGTCTTTGGATATATGTCTTTAAGAGAAActtctttattatcattttaatttgggAGGGAACAGAAAGACATGCAGATTCTTGCTTACACCAAGCTTTTGGGGCTTTTATTCCAGGGGAGCGACCCTTCAAATGTAATGAGTGTGGAAAAGGCTTTGCCCAGAAGCACTCTTTGCAGGTCCACACCAGGATGCACACAGGCGAGCGGCCATACACCTGCACCGTGTGCAGCAAGGCTCTGACCACCAAGCACTCACTGCTGGAGCACATGAGCCTGCACTCAGGTAGCTGGGCTTGCACCAGTGGGCCACATACCACCAGATTCCCATTCCTTGGGGTGGACATTGTTGGGATCTAAATGGTGTTTTCTCAGACTGATACCATTTCCCACATGGTGTCATTGAAAGATTGAATTAGACCTCTGTCATAGTGGAGTTCAGAGTTAAACAGCACTGACCTTCAATTAGAGCTGTAAACTGGCTTAGAATTAGCTTACTTTGAATGTCTTTGGGGAAAATTTGAATTCTCCAATTCTACACCGATCTCCACTTCTCTCTCTTGCCTTTATATACCTTTGCACATTTTAAGTTCCTGCTGAAAACTCTGAAGGCTTTTGGGTGTATAGCAATCCATTTGTATCATTACAGAAAATGGGAACCTGGGCCCACTATGTTAGTTACCTTATTAGTGTGTGATTATTCTAGCTCTCTAGTATTTTGCATGGTTCAagtgttttatcttttatttggcAGGACAGAAGTCTTTCACCTGTGATCAGTGTGGAAAGTATTTCAGCCAGAAAAGACAACTAAAGAGTCATTACCGAGTTCATACAGGTACAATGACATAAAGTGAGAGAAAATTTAgattaatggagaaaaaaatgcaaagacaaATTATTTCTGAAACATTAGGTTGATATCATAGAAGATAAATGGGTATTTATGGGAAAAGTCTTTAAAAAGGCAATCTAAATTAGAGGTTGTTGTGTTATTCTACACTATGtgtgatttaaatttaatttttgtatcaTAGTTTCGATGCCACACACAGAACCCCTACAGAATTGGTATCTTTTAAAAGTGCCACTTGCCCAAGAGGGCTTCAGTTGATAGGTTGTTAGTGATGCCTAGAGAGATACCACTTATGGCAGTTAGTCCAGGCTTTCTCCCACCTGGTCTAGTCACTGTCCTTTTTTTCTGTCAGCTGATAAGAAATGAAGGAGGGAGTAAGAGCATGATGCAAGATCAACTGGCCAGTCACTCTAGTGCTTTGATGGAAAAAGTTTATGCTTAGGAGGACTCAGAGGGTCCAGGTCTTTCAGGGAAACAGTGAGTTGAGGTACATAGGGAAATATTAACTGTtaaccaaattaataaaaaatatttcttgttgttAAAGTCCCatatttaaagtgattatttttcAGGGAAGTGCTTTAACACAAATCACTGAAGAAATGCAGGGAGAGCATATATGCACTGacactttttttattgttgcGACAAGGCCACTCATTACCGGAATGCACCCACTGTCAACGCAAATTCATGGATGTGTCTCAGCTAAAGAAACATCTACGAACACACACAGGTAAGACACCTTCTCATTTATCTTCCTTAGTACACTTGATGTTTTTAGCAGAGTGACAAATGAAGTTTCGAGTCCCCTCCTCAGCCTGTATTTGGGAATGTTTGTGTATATTGAATGAGATTTCTAAATAGAACATTTAAAAGCCCAAGGCAGAATATTGTTAGCACTGTTCTGTGGGGACATCCCATCTCTTTGTAGTTAGAAAATGGAGATTACTCGATGGGCATTATGAAAATTCATTTAGTTCCACAGAATAATACAAGTCTATTTCTGTGCTTCACTCTTAATTTACTTCAGCATTGAAGATGATTAAGATAAATTGTTTACTAAGTAAAATAGAGGGAAAGTAACAAACACTGAGAATTCACCACTTTCACCTCTGGAACTAGCACTTAACCACTTAAGCATTACCACTTTCTAAAACACAGCTACAGGAATAAAGAGGAGGCAAATTGATTAGGTcaggatagattttttttaatttaagattagAAAAGTAAAACTGTGATTCTCTTGTACCTTTTGGTAAGGGGCACATAAGAAAAACTTGTTATTGTggggctttttatttttctgtgtttttttctgtaggggggtactcaaccactaagccacattctcagccctattttgtattttatttagagacagggactcattgagttgcttagcacctcacttttgctgaagctggctttgaactcgccattctcctgcctcagcttcctaagccgctggtattacaggcgtgcaccacagttCCAGGCCTGTTGTGGGTGGTTGATAACATAATGATTCTTGTTAAATTGTACATTGAAATTATGTATCAGAATGGCTTATAGTgctttggactttttttttttttttttttttttttttttgtagatggacactatgactttatttttatgtgatggttaggatcaaacccagtgcctcacatgtgctaagtaagcactctaccactgagccataaccccagcccctggactttactttttaaatgcagGTTGAATATCTCTAATTCagaatccaaaatgctccaaaatccaaaactttttgaataTGGATATGATATTTataagtagaaaattccacacacAACTTCATGTGATGGATCACAGTCAAAATATAGAGGCACTAGAAATATTGTGCAGAATATTTTCAGAGTATGTTAAAGAGGTTTATGTGAAACATAAATGGATTTTCTTTTAGACTTGGGTCCCTTCCCTAtaatatctcattatatatatacaaatattttaaaattgggaaaaagaatccaaaattcaaaacacttctggtcccaggCATTTCTGAAAATACTCAGCCTGTATCAGTTTTCTTAAAGTCAATAAATTATCTCATGGGTTGTGAGTTTTATGAAAATGGTGTCTCTACAGTCTTTTCTCAGACACCATTCGTGGTTTCTGCAAAATTTAATTATCTATTCAGCACATATTTACTGAGTAGTTACTGGATACCAGGCACTGTTTTAGGCCCTGAATGAGAGGGACAGAGCCCTGCTGATAAGGGGCTAACATTCAGAGATAGAGAGTAAAAGAGTGTGTAACGTGTTAGGTAGTGGTGAGTGCCATGAAGAAGTAAATGCAGGGTAAGAAGCAGTATGGAATTGCTCTTTTATATAGGGACTATTCTAGAAAGGTCTCACTGATAGGAGGTCCTTTGGTTGGAGATCAGAATGTGGGTAACAAGCCAGTCGTCGTGGATATCCAGTCAAGAGCATTCTAGGTGGGGACGGGACAGCAGGTAAAAGCCTTCAGACAGAAGCATTTCTGACATGATGTAGAAATGCCAAGAGGCAGGAGCTAAAGCAGAGCAGAGAATCTGGGAATAGGAGAAAGTGGTATAGCTGGGCATTGGTACAGGGGTTCTCAGTTTAGCTACATACTTTAGTCACCtgagaagctttaaaaaaatgaaaaggcctgGGCCAGAGCCTCTGAAGTGCCTCTCTGTGTTTCTTCTGTACTCATAAGCACCTAAGGACCATAAATTTTATTCCAAGTAAGATGCCTTTATCTAAAGGGGTGAAATGACATGATTTTGAATTTTGCCCATTTTTGTCCCATTGTCCCATATGTGGAACACCtgtacaaacatatatatacataaaatatgaaatataattataataggATAATTACAATAGTATTAGTATTAGCTAATGTTAATACATAAGCTGTAAATTGTTTTCAACCTATTTTACGGCACTTGTGacagtttcattgaaatattctcAGAATTGAAAATTTTGACTTTATGGGTTAATAGAATAACTGCATCTGTCATGTGGGGTGGGGTGAGTTAAGGCTGGAGGTGAAAACGCATCTTAAGGTTGTTGTAATGATGAGGAGGTTGGCCCAGTGGGGCAGCAGTAGAGATGGCAACAACTCTGAGAAGGTGTTTAGCATGTTTTGTTTGTGGTTGGATATGGGAGTGAGATACGGAGGAGGCAAACGCAACTGGAAGGAACAAAATCTGGAGCAGACTGGGAGGAACAGATTACAGGACTTAAGAATTTGTCATGTCAGATCTGAGGGAAGCGATACAGGCAGAGCTATGAATGTGTGCACTTACACATGTGCCTGTAAATAGTGTGTGAAGTTACTATGGACTCCCCAGAGAACCAGATAGAACAGGGCTGAGGTGGCCCAGTCCTGTTGATCAGTGCCAGAGAAGTTTTATCTCCTGACAATGAGCCATAAAGCATCTGGTCACTGTGAGTAGACCAGAAGTGAGGATGTAAAGGAAGCAAAGATCTTCCCTTATAATCCCTGTGAGCCCTTCATATCCTGTCTACTTTGGAGAAGCAAAAGACAGTGGATGGTAGGTGTGTCattggggcagggggtggggttcACAATATAAAGTGTTTCGTATGACCTTGAAACTAAGCCACTAACAAATTTGGGGCTCTCCGATGGCTGGGACTATGATCCATCCTAGCACAGAGAAGCTACTTGATATGGTGTCGAAAAGCACCAGTCAACCTGTTACCTGCGCTGGGCCAGGTTGAGCAGTACAGATCATGTCAGCAGATCCATGCTCAGTTGGAAAACCTAGATTGACATTCATATCTTACATCTTTAAGGGCAGACTCTCCTAGGGTTAGATGTTCTGCACCAAGCACTAGATAAGTCAGAGGCAAAATCAATGTATTTTATTCCCTAAGAGGGTATCCTTAGTGAGGGAGATGAACCTATTTGAAAGGGATGTCAGGTGTCTGGCAGATGGTCGGTACTGATGAGCCAAAGGGAGAGGATGCCTAGCTTAGGCTTTTGAGCTTGCATCTGTGCTTGTCTCTGTACCTGGAGCTGTGCAGGCTTATTTGGATCAGTTGAAATCAAGCAGATTCACAAAACTGGTAGGCAGTGAATATATGAACAAAGGGGCTACATCTTCCTGACATCAGGGTACACAGAAACCATGATAGTGATCTAAAACTTCTTTGGTTAGCTGGGGGCAAGTCAAGGGAATTATCCCAAGCAATGGAAAAGCCCGGTGTGAGGCATTTCCAACTCCATAGTGCAGCCCTACTCCTCATGCATCCCTGTCCCTTGAATGGTGTTAGGTAAAC from Ictidomys tridecemlineatus isolate mIctTri1 chromosome 8, mIctTri1.hap1, whole genome shotgun sequence carries:
- the Zbtb24 gene encoding zinc finger and BTB domain-containing protein 24 isoform X4, yielding MAETSPQPSEQLVVHSDTHSDTVLASFEDQRKKGFLCDITLIVENVHFRAHKALLAASSEYFSMMFAEEGEIGQSIYMLEGMVADTFGILLEFIYTGYLHASEKSTEQILATAQFLKVYDLIKAYTDFQNNHNSPKPTTLNRAGTPVVVISNKKNDPPKRKRGRPRKVNSLQEGKSEQAAEEEIQLRVNNSVQNRQNFVVKEGDNGVLNEQIPVKEKEGSDPACEPGRMEEIPTEKDENCDPKTQDGQDHQSRCSKRRIRRSVKLKDYKLVGDEDDQALAKRIYGRRKRPSGPEARCKDCGKVFKYNHFLAIHQRSHTGERPFKCNECGKGFAQKHSLQVHTRMHTGERPYTCTVCSKALTTKHSLLEHMSLHSGQKSFTCDQCGKYFSQKRQLKSHYRVHTGKCFNTNH
- the Zbtb24 gene encoding zinc finger and BTB domain-containing protein 24 isoform X3, producing MAETSPQPSEQLVVHSDTHSDTVLASFEDQRKKGFLCDITLIVENVHFRAHKALLAASSEYFSMMFAEEGEIGQSIYMLEGMVADTFGILLEFIYTGYLHASEKSTEQILATAQFLKVYDLIKAYTDFQNNHNSPKPTTLNRAGTPVVVISNKKNDPPKRKRGRPRKVNSLQEGKSEQAAEEEIQLRVNNSVQNRQNFVVKEGDNGVLNEQIPVKEKEGSDPACEPGRMEEIPTEKDENCDPKTQDGQDHQSRCSKRRIRRSVKLKDYKLVGDEDDQALAKRIYGRRKRPSGPEARCKDCGKVFKYNHFLAIHQRSHTGERPFKCNECGKGFAQKHSLQVHTRMHTGERPYTCTVCSKALTTKHSLLEHMSLHSGQKSFTCDQCGKYFSQKRQLKSHYRVHTGHSLPECTHCQRKFMDVSQLKKHLRTHTGEKPFTCEICGKSFTAKSSLQTHIRIHR
- the Zbtb24 gene encoding zinc finger and BTB domain-containing protein 24 isoform X1 codes for the protein MAETSPQPSEQLVVHSDTHSDTVLASFEDQRKKGFLCDITLIVENVHFRAHKALLAASSEYFSMMFAEEGEIGQSIYMLEGMVADTFGILLEFIYTGYLHASEKSTEQILATAQFLKVYDLIKAYTDFQNNHNSPKPTTLNRAGTPVVVISNKKNDPPKRKRGRPRKVNSLQEGKSEQAAEEEIQLRVNNSVQNRQNFVVKEGDNGVLNEQIPVKEKEGSDPACEPGRMEEIPTEKDENCDPKTQDGQDHQSRCSKRRIRRSVKLKDYKLVGDEDDQALAKRIYGRRKRPSGPEARCKDCGKVFKYNHFLAIHQRSHTGERPFKCNECGKGFAQKHSLQVHTRMHTGERPYTCTVCSKALTTKHSLLEHMSLHSGQKSFTCDQCGKYFSQKRQLKSHYRVHTGHSLPECTHCQRKFMDVSQLKKHLRTHTGEKPFTCEICGKSFTAKSSLQTHIRIHRGEKPYSCGICGKSFSDSSAKRRHCILHTGKKPFSCPECNLQFARLDNLKAHLKIHSKEKHASDASSVSGSSSSTEEVRNILQLQPYQLSTSGEQEIQLLVTDSVHNINFMPGPSQGISIMTAESSQNMTADQAANLTLLTQQPEQLQNLILSAQQEQTEHIQSLNMIESQMEPSQTEPVHVITLSKETLEHLHAHQEQTEELHLAASASDPAQHLHLTQEPESPPPTHHVPQPTPLVQEQS